A window from Kovacikia minuta CCNUW1 encodes these proteins:
- a CDS encoding response regulator, with translation MQLASGYILLLAKQPHRMRLLASLLGHSSYSVAIASTEEQAIAQTTHHPPFLIILAGNHGNWSRPLLHELRAHANAHNITLVALTDFHAPSWIYQEENPGFDGFLVTPISSEILSSLVESAHTRQVCCPAG, from the coding sequence ATGCAGTTGGCATCTGGTTATATCTTGCTATTAGCGAAACAACCCCACAGGATGCGTTTACTTGCATCTTTGCTGGGGCACTCAAGCTATTCTGTGGCGATCGCTAGCACAGAGGAGCAGGCTATTGCTCAGACCACCCATCATCCGCCATTTCTAATTATTCTGGCAGGTAATCATGGCAACTGGTCACGCCCTTTGCTGCATGAGTTACGCGCCCACGCCAACGCGCATAACATCACGTTGGTTGCTTTAACTGACTTTCATGCCCCAAGTTGGATTTATCAGGAAGAGAATCCAGGATTTGATGGATTCCTGGTTACACCCATCAGTAGTGAAATTTTATCGTCTCTGGTTGAGTCTGCCCATACGAGGCAAGTTTGTTGCCCGGCTGGCTAA
- a CDS encoding polysaccharide deacetylase family protein has translation MQLAPFYPYIYQVLKPQFPECLWSGSEAQPTIALTFDDGPHPQYTPQLLTVLDHYGIPASFFWLGVCVNRAPAIAQAVYRRGHWLGLHGYNHHSFPFLSPPDLKQTLERTQAEIASACHIPPNLVRDVRPPNGLFTPQTLKLLRQWNYRSVMWSVVPEDWVRPGINIVLQRVLQQVKNGSLIVLHDGYHGGVDVAETANQLIPILLQRNYRFVTVSQLWEDRSPGSGVRI, from the coding sequence ATGCAGCTTGCTCCCTTCTACCCCTACATTTATCAGGTTCTTAAACCTCAGTTTCCAGAATGTCTCTGGTCTGGCAGTGAGGCTCAGCCCACGATCGCCCTTACCTTTGATGATGGGCCTCATCCCCAATACACTCCCCAATTGTTAACTGTGCTGGATCACTACGGAATTCCAGCCAGTTTCTTTTGGTTAGGCGTTTGTGTCAACCGGGCACCTGCGATCGCACAAGCTGTTTACAGGCGTGGACACTGGCTAGGATTGCACGGGTATAATCACCACTCTTTTCCCTTCCTCTCCCCCCCTGACCTCAAACAAACCCTGGAACGAACTCAGGCTGAGATTGCATCTGCCTGTCACATCCCTCCCAATTTAGTTCGAGACGTTCGCCCCCCAAACGGTTTGTTTACTCCCCAGACGCTAAAACTGCTCAGACAGTGGAATTACCGTTCTGTAATGTGGAGTGTGGTACCAGAGGATTGGGTCAGACCGGGCATCAATATTGTGCTTCAGCGTGTTCTTCAACAGGTTAAAAATGGTTCTCTCATCGTCCTACATGATGGTTATCACGGTGGAGTAGACGTTGCAGAGACTGCAAATCAGTTGATCCCAATCCTGCTTCAACGCAATTATCGCTTTGTTACAGTTAGCCAACTCTGGGAAGACCGATCGCCTGGAAGTGGGGTACGAATTTAA